In the genome of Microcoleus vaginatus PCC 9802, the window CGGGGCAGAAACTAAGCCGACTCGAAATAGCAATCCAGCCAGCCGCAGCCTCCGCAACTGCAAAGCCGGCAAATCCAGGAGTTGACCCAAAGTTTCCGACAAAGCCGCCACCTGCAAAGACGCTGTAGGATTTGAGGTATCGCGTTCGTCCACGCGCTGGGCCATACGCAGAAAAGCTTGAAGTTTGTTAGCGTTCAAATTGCGGCTGACGCGCAAAGCTTGACCTTCCAATTCCCACAACTCGCGGGTTTGGCGGTTAATTGCTACCATTTGCTGCTGAGAACTTTGCAGGTAAGTGACTATCCGCGATACCACGCCACTAATGTCGGCCAAGGGCGGGCCAATGGTAGCCAGGATTTCGTGGTACATTTCCAGCAAACTGTCGGCCAGGGGAGAGTTGTAATGTCGCGTCTGTTCTATAAAAATTTCTGCAGCAGCCGACACCAAAGACTGGTCAAACGACCACAAACCGTAGAACTTTCGTTCTGTATCTACTTCAGGCTTGCCCTCGGGCAAGTATTCCTGGGCTGAAAGTTCGCGGCAAAGCACCATTGCTTTGTATGTCGGGGCGACGATGATTAAATTCCATTCTTCGATTATGGGGTCGTTCTCATCGAGATTTATTAAAGATACATTTTCTAATTGCCCGGTTTTGTGAGTAGCGAAACCGCTGTCGGCTACTGCACCTATGACAACGTGCCGAGAGGCATTAGCAATATCTAGGTAGCGATCGGCTTCCTGTAAATACCATTTACCCTGCTGAAACGTTACCAAAACTAATGGTTGGAGTTCGCTCTTGTCCCCGCCACTGGTTTGCAAAATGTGGTCTTCTAGGGCGTGACATAGGGCTACAAGGGTGTTTTTGAAGTATACCCCGTAGCTAGAAGGCAGTTTTCCATCGGGAAGCGTAGCTTGTAGTCTAGCGAGAGTTGATTCTGGATTCATTGCAAAAAGCGGTGCCGGCTCTTACTTATTGTAGCGGGCGATTGAACTTCTAGAAAAGACTTTGGGCAAAAATGCGAGTTTTTGACTTTTCACCGCTTCGCAACCGAGTCAATGTAGAGTGCGCCGAAGAGCACCTGATTAATTTTAGTAATTTTCTGGAAACCCTCTGTCTTTGGCTGAGTTTTTTTCAGACGAGAAACCGGCCGAGAGGAAGACGGTAAATGACTTAGGTATTAACTACTATTTTTAAAACAATATTATTAGGAATTCTGAGCGTGCTTCAACAAAATAGAAGTTTAGGGGAACAGGCGATCGACAAAGTAGCCGAGATTGCTATTGCGAGCAAATTAGACGAATCCGAAACTTTGTCTGTCACAGTTAACACCGATCCCCTCCAGCTAGCCCAGGGAGAAGTACAGGCCGTTGCCGTTGAGGGCAA includes:
- a CDS encoding histidine kinase, encoding MNPESTLARLQATLPDGKLPSSYGVYFKNTLVALCHALEDHILQTSGGDKSELQPLVLVTFQQGKWYLQEADRYLDIANASRHVVIGAVADSGFATHKTGQLENVSLINLDENDPIIEEWNLIIVAPTYKAMVLCRELSAQEYLPEGKPEVDTERKFYGLWSFDQSLVSAAAEIFIEQTRHYNSPLADSLLEMYHEILATIGPPLADISGVVSRIVTYLQSSQQQMVAINRQTRELWELEGQALRVSRNLNANKLQAFLRMAQRVDERDTSNPTASLQVAALSETLGQLLDLPALQLRRLRLAGLLFRVGLVSAPNEVFDRTPDAFDQATFSFWRDRSFIGSQLLQAMPELSPVAEIVKHQLEYWDGSGRPEGLRAETIPVASRILGLVADFQELTQPRGDRPALSLSEALEQCRELSGTRFDPALVETLSNVVRLAEMGLMQLPTRPSQLPNVWLEDLGDRTTATAPAL